One window of Microcoleus vaginatus PCC 9802 genomic DNA carries:
- a CDS encoding acetamidase yields the protein MTRHLLKANCNTVHLGGFSPNIEPALRVDSGDRIDIETYSGYYVADKAPPEFLTPEFLDICQNLPPHRKVGLGPHLLTGPIYVNNAEPGDVLEIHIEDVYPTLPVGFNAIRAGWGALPEYFSEPKLRFIPLDLQQKTAEFPPGSGIRIPLHPFFGIIGVANAEINRSSIPPERYGGNMDNQELQAGTRLFLPVFLRGGLLSIGDGHSAQGDGEVDGTAIETSMKGTIQIILRKDFIRIFPFAETPTHIVIMGFGRTLDEAFEMAVKQTIYWLQTFAGFKEEDAYVLCSIAVNFRITQAVNNPQKGVHGMMPKCILPEIKIIGHRV from the coding sequence ATGACTCGCCACCTTCTCAAGGCTAACTGCAACACCGTACACTTGGGCGGTTTTTCTCCGAATATCGAACCTGCTTTAAGGGTGGATTCGGGCGATCGCATCGACATCGAAACCTATTCAGGATATTATGTTGCTGACAAAGCCCCGCCGGAATTTCTCACCCCCGAATTTTTAGATATTTGTCAGAATTTGCCTCCCCACCGCAAAGTTGGCCTCGGGCCCCACTTGTTGACAGGCCCGATTTATGTTAACAATGCCGAACCGGGAGACGTTTTAGAAATTCACATTGAGGATGTTTACCCGACTTTACCAGTCGGATTTAATGCAATTCGCGCCGGGTGGGGAGCTTTACCGGAGTATTTCTCCGAACCTAAATTGCGGTTTATTCCGCTAGATTTACAGCAAAAAACTGCTGAATTTCCCCCAGGTAGCGGCATTCGGATTCCCCTGCATCCTTTTTTTGGAATTATCGGCGTCGCCAATGCCGAAATCAACCGTTCTTCTATTCCTCCAGAGCGCTACGGCGGCAATATGGACAATCAGGAACTCCAAGCAGGAACGCGGTTATTTTTACCTGTTTTTCTGCGAGGCGGTTTACTGTCCATCGGCGACGGACATTCGGCACAAGGAGACGGTGAAGTTGACGGTACTGCCATTGAAACTTCGATGAAGGGAACTATTCAAATCATCTTACGCAAGGATTTTATTCGGATATTTCCGTTTGCAGAAACGCCCACTCATATTGTGATTATGGGATTCGGTAGAACATTAGATGAAGCGTTTGAGATGGCGGTAAAACAGACGATTTATTGGCTCCAAACTTTTGCGGGTTTCAAAGAAGAAGATGCTTATGTTTTGTGTTCCATTGCCGTAAATTTTCGGATTACGCAGGCTGTCAACAATCCTCAGAAAGGAGTTCACGGAATGATGCCCAAGTGTATTTTGCCGGAGATAAAAATTATTGGTCACCGAGTTTGA
- the galT gene encoding galactose-1-phosphate uridylyltransferase encodes MSELRQNLITRDWVIIATERATRPDQFANKKKWAAVVPPHRADCPFCVGNEEDGTLETCRLGDRAGWKVRAIHNKYPALSPTAEWMRISSGIHRTMAGIGVHEVIVEHPRHDLTTALLSVEEVANILLVYRQRYVEIRKNPHIETIIIFKNHGETAGTSLEHPHSQIAATPVVPSQFRSRIDEAIRYFDDTGECLFCRTLEDELAAKERVICESEHFVAFIPYAALSPFHTWIFPRRHSSSFDEITDAEITDLADTLKTVLAKFYYGLNNPDYNYNIRSVPIAQRSTKYFHWYIAIIPRVTKQAGFELGSGMFINTALPEESAAFLRSIEIPSDSNFPPI; translated from the coding sequence ATGTCTGAACTTAGACAAAATCTAATTACCAGAGATTGGGTAATCATCGCCACCGAACGGGCGACAAGACCGGATCAATTCGCTAACAAAAAAAAGTGGGCTGCCGTAGTGCCACCGCACCGTGCAGATTGCCCGTTTTGCGTGGGAAATGAGGAAGACGGAACCTTAGAAACTTGCCGTTTGGGCGATCGCGCTGGCTGGAAAGTCAGGGCAATTCACAACAAATATCCCGCCCTCTCCCCGACAGCAGAATGGATGAGGATATCATCAGGAATTCACCGCACGATGGCGGGAATCGGCGTGCACGAAGTAATTGTCGAACACCCGCGACACGATTTGACGACAGCTTTGTTGAGTGTTGAAGAAGTTGCAAACATACTTTTAGTATACCGCCAGCGCTATGTAGAAATTAGAAAAAATCCCCACATTGAAACAATTATTATCTTCAAAAATCACGGCGAAACTGCCGGAACTTCTCTCGAACACCCCCACTCGCAGATAGCAGCGACGCCCGTTGTACCCAGCCAATTTCGCAGCCGCATCGACGAAGCTATTAGATATTTTGATGACACGGGAGAATGTCTGTTTTGCCGGACTTTGGAAGACGAATTAGCGGCGAAGGAAAGAGTGATTTGTGAGAGTGAACATTTTGTGGCTTTTATCCCTTACGCTGCACTTTCACCGTTTCACACTTGGATTTTTCCGCGCCGCCATTCCTCGTCGTTTGATGAAATTACTGATGCGGAAATTACGGATCTTGCTGATACTTTAAAAACTGTACTGGCTAAGTTTTATTACGGATTGAACAATCCCGATTACAACTATAATATTCGATCGGTGCCGATCGCCCAACGGTCAACAAAATACTTTCACTGGTATATCGCAATTATTCCCAGAGTCACGAAGCAAGCTGGGTTTGAGTTGGGCAGCGGGATGTTTATCAATACTGCTTTGCCCGAAGAAAGTGCCGCCTTTTTGCGATCGATCGAAATTCCTAGCGACAGTAATTTCCCCCCCATCTAA
- a CDS encoding DUF4336 domain-containing protein: protein MAEGEGIPTSAQIDSRDYSWAFWPVVPLYPYSKRRTIRKEIVKDTIWTFDQLQGIFYVVVPIRMTVIKLEPEGLLVYAPVAPTPECIRLVKELVAEHGEVKYILLTTVSGIEHKVFVGPFARCFPEAQVLVAPQQWSFPMNLPLSWLGVPAKRTSVLPFDSSNTPLADQFDWAILGPLDLGLGKFAEVALFHRRSRTLMLTDSIVSIPENPPAIVQLDSYPLLFHAKDSALDTVADTHENRRKGWQRIALFAMYFTPSVLEVPRWSEVFARARQAPERSRKAYFGLYPFKWKTHWERSFEALRGGGRLFVAPILQTLILNRAPRETLDWVDKVASWDFEKIVPCHFDGAIDSRPREFRQAFSFLEKHSPVNSLPEDDFKLLRQIDAGLNKIGVVPPAKDKV, encoded by the coding sequence GTGGCAGAGGGCGAAGGCATACCAACATCAGCACAGATTGATTCTCGGGACTATTCTTGGGCCTTTTGGCCGGTCGTCCCCCTCTATCCCTACAGCAAGCGGCGCACCATCCGCAAGGAAATAGTTAAAGATACAATCTGGACTTTTGACCAGCTACAAGGCATTTTCTACGTAGTCGTCCCGATTCGGATGACAGTAATTAAACTAGAACCCGAAGGCCTTCTCGTCTACGCCCCCGTTGCACCGACTCCTGAGTGCATCCGCTTGGTAAAGGAGTTAGTAGCAGAGCACGGCGAGGTGAAGTACATCCTGCTGACAACGGTTTCGGGGATCGAGCACAAAGTTTTTGTCGGCCCCTTTGCGAGGTGTTTTCCCGAAGCGCAGGTGTTGGTCGCCCCGCAGCAGTGGAGTTTCCCCATGAATTTGCCGCTGAGTTGGCTGGGTGTACCCGCCAAACGCACCTCTGTACTGCCCTTTGACAGCAGCAACACGCCCTTAGCCGATCAATTTGACTGGGCAATTCTCGGCCCCCTCGACCTCGGTTTGGGCAAATTTGCTGAAGTTGCCTTATTTCACAGGCGATCGCGCACGCTGATGCTAACAGATTCCATAGTTTCGATTCCCGAAAATCCGCCCGCGATCGTCCAACTCGACTCGTACCCGCTGCTATTTCACGCCAAAGACAGCGCCTTGGACACGGTGGCAGACACCCACGAAAATCGGCGCAAAGGGTGGCAGAGAATCGCCTTATTTGCCATGTATTTTACGCCTAGCGTGCTGGAAGTGCCGCGGTGGTCGGAGGTATTTGCCAGGGCGCGCCAAGCGCCAGAACGCTCTAGAAAAGCTTATTTCGGGTTGTATCCGTTCAAGTGGAAAACACATTGGGAGCGATCGTTTGAGGCTTTGCGGGGAGGAGGGCGGTTGTTTGTCGCGCCGATTTTGCAGACATTGATTCTCAACCGCGCGCCGAGGGAAACTCTCGATTGGGTGGATAAAGTGGCGAGTTGGGACTTTGAAAAAATTGTACCTTGTCACTTCGATGGTGCGATCGACTCCCGGCCGCGTGAATTTCGGCAAGCATTCTCGTTTCTCGAAAAACACTCGCCTGTTAATTCTTTACCAGAAGACGATTTTAAATTGCTCAGGCAGATTGATGCGGGTTTGAATAAAATTGGTGTTGTGCCACCGGCTAAAGACAAGGTTTAA
- a CDS encoding DUF547 domain-containing protein, producing MIATIDFRIWEELLQRYVDDFGRVNYRGWKAEGADVLRAWLESLADVDLAECTDADARLALWLNAYNAIAISQVLEVYPIASIRPKVLGIPNWLSFLDFFTRSNVIVGGKKYSLNQIEHAILRPEFAEPRIHFALVCASVGCPLLRRGAYFPESVRTQLEADASRFIHNPDKVRYDAQKKTLYLSKIFKWYGEDFVKAAGSVAEYVGGYLGPEAAVGDGWAIVFLPYDWNLNRVEG from the coding sequence ATGATCGCTACGATCGACTTTAGGATTTGGGAGGAGTTGCTGCAACGCTACGTTGACGATTTCGGCCGCGTCAATTATCGGGGCTGGAAAGCTGAGGGGGCCGATGTTTTGAGGGCGTGGCTGGAAAGTTTGGCGGATGTGGATTTGGCGGAATGTACTGATGCGGATGCGCGGCTGGCGTTGTGGCTGAATGCGTACAATGCGATCGCAATTTCTCAAGTTCTGGAAGTATATCCGATCGCGTCGATCCGTCCCAAAGTTTTGGGAATTCCCAACTGGCTGAGTTTTTTGGATTTTTTCACCCGTTCAAATGTGATTGTTGGCGGCAAAAAGTACAGTCTCAATCAAATCGAACACGCAATTTTGCGGCCGGAATTTGCGGAACCGCGCATCCATTTTGCATTAGTTTGCGCTTCTGTCGGGTGCCCGCTGCTGCGTCGCGGGGCTTATTTCCCGGAGTCGGTACGGACTCAACTAGAAGCAGATGCGAGCCGTTTTATTCACAATCCTGATAAGGTGCGATATGATGCCCAGAAAAAGACGCTTTATTTGAGCAAGATTTTTAAGTGGTACGGCGAGGATTTTGTAAAGGCGGCGGGTTCGGTGGCTGAGTATGTGGGCGGTTATTTGGGGCCGGAGGCGGCTGTGGGTGATGGATGGGCGATCGTTTTTTTGCCCTATGACTGGAATTTGAATCGGGTTGAAGGATAA
- the leuB gene encoding 3-isopropylmalate dehydrogenase, which yields MTQNYRITLLPGDGIGPEIIAVAVDVLKLVGQQLDIGFEFQEALMGGAAIDATGNPLPEETLEKCRNCDAVLLAAIGGYKWDNLPREQRPETGLLGLRAGLGLFANLRPATILPQLVDASSLKREVVEGVDIMVIRELTGGIYFGKPKGIFETETGEKRGVNTMAYTESEIDRIGRVAFETARKRGKRLCSVDKANVLDVSQLWRDRIIALSSEYPDVELSHLYVDNAAMQLIRWPKQFDTIVTGNLFGDILSDAAAMLTGSIGMLPSASLGASGPGVFEPVHGSAPDIAGQDKANPIAQVLSAAMMLRYALNQPEAANKLEQAVVEVLDRGYRTGDIMSEGMKLVGCRAMGDALIEVLQG from the coding sequence ATGACTCAAAACTACCGCATCACTCTTTTACCAGGAGACGGCATCGGCCCTGAAATTATCGCTGTGGCGGTAGATGTCCTGAAACTTGTCGGTCAACAATTGGACATCGGCTTTGAATTTCAAGAAGCTTTAATGGGCGGCGCTGCTATTGATGCAACAGGCAATCCGCTGCCAGAAGAAACACTGGAAAAATGCCGCAACTGCGATGCAGTATTGTTGGCAGCAATTGGCGGTTACAAGTGGGATAATTTGCCCCGCGAACAGCGGCCGGAAACGGGATTATTAGGACTTCGCGCCGGATTGGGATTATTTGCAAATTTGCGTCCTGCGACTATTTTACCGCAATTGGTTGATGCTTCTAGTTTGAAACGGGAAGTTGTCGAAGGCGTGGATATTATGGTCATCCGCGAACTCACAGGCGGCATTTATTTTGGCAAACCGAAAGGTATTTTTGAGACGGAAACAGGCGAAAAACGCGGTGTTAATACGATGGCTTACACCGAGTCGGAAATTGACAGAATCGGGCGAGTTGCTTTTGAGACGGCCAGGAAGCGCGGGAAAAGGCTGTGTTCCGTTGATAAAGCGAATGTTTTGGATGTTTCGCAACTGTGGCGCGATCGTATTATTGCCCTTTCTTCAGAATACCCTGATGTCGAACTTTCTCACCTCTATGTTGACAATGCAGCCATGCAGTTAATTCGCTGGCCGAAACAGTTCGATACAATTGTCACCGGCAATTTATTCGGCGACATTCTTTCCGATGCGGCGGCGATGCTAACTGGTAGCATTGGGATGCTGCCTTCTGCTAGTTTGGGAGCCAGTGGGCCGGGAGTTTTTGAACCCGTGCACGGTTCCGCACCAGACATCGCCGGACAAGATAAAGCTAATCCCATCGCCCAAGTTTTAAGCGCGGCAATGATGCTGCGCTACGCCTTAAATCAACCGGAAGCTGCTAATAAACTCGAGCAAGCCGTTGTCGAAGTTTTGGATCGAGGTTATCGCACTGGCGATATCATGTCGGAAGGCATGAAACTCGTCGGCTGTCGGGCAATGGGCGATGCTTTAATTGAAGTTTTGCAAGGTTGA
- a CDS encoding metallophosphoesterase, which produces MLTPLPDQLKNSRDLPRNPWFFAVLILIVLLLGFMMQSYLNQPQLLTDPFLQLPTVNSVRVVWFTEFPGTRNTVAYGENLNQTVTANTTKLSRTREDKDSHISDEIKQRIIDSNPIVRDIWRHEAEVPNLMPGVRIPYRVTSQRKDGASVSSKLFTLSPTPAAGIALKILLTSDHQLMPMTAANLQKVAETIGRVDAVFMAGDLINIPDRASEWFDDYRGRAFFPALQGRAFSELDKNGIKTVYSGGELIQHAPLFPAIGNHEIMGRFATNSTLADQFSDSFPRAAAEKIYAQRAASLNPNNDSSVREIWLKNHTFNSDTYDEIFNLPGGKNYYAVTFGDVRLVTLYATNIWRTPNLDPGARGRYRERDEDFNNPEKWGYGQHIFEPIVKGSAQYNWLQQELKSAEFQQAKYKIVMFHHPPHSLGDNIVPAYTDPVQIVDRAENGEIKMVRYEYPKQQDYLIRDVVPLLETAGVQLVFYGHSHLWNRFVSSSGMHFLETSNVGNSYGAFAGEKRRFVPPAYREDYSAIGDPNGLEAVVPTVAPLLAEDGQPLPYIDSNDITAFTIFDTGSGVVSSYYFDTRKPESEVVKFDEFKCDG; this is translated from the coding sequence ATGTTGACACCATTGCCCGATCAATTAAAAAATTCTAGAGATTTGCCCCGCAATCCCTGGTTTTTTGCTGTTTTGATTTTGATTGTCCTACTGCTAGGTTTCATGATGCAATCTTACCTTAATCAACCTCAGCTTTTAACCGATCCGTTTTTGCAACTCCCAACAGTAAACTCGGTGCGAGTTGTCTGGTTCACTGAGTTTCCCGGTACTCGCAACACTGTTGCTTACGGCGAAAATTTGAATCAAACTGTGACGGCAAATACTACCAAGCTAAGCCGCACTCGCGAAGACAAAGACTCTCACATTTCCGATGAAATCAAACAAAGGATAATTGACAGCAATCCAATTGTCCGCGACATCTGGCGTCACGAAGCAGAAGTCCCCAATTTAATGCCCGGTGTTCGCATTCCTTATCGAGTCACCAGCCAAAGGAAAGACGGCGCATCTGTCAGCAGCAAACTTTTCACTCTTTCTCCGACACCAGCAGCAGGAATTGCGCTCAAAATTCTCCTCACTTCCGACCATCAATTGATGCCTATGACAGCAGCAAATCTCCAGAAAGTAGCCGAAACAATTGGGAGAGTTGACGCGGTTTTTATGGCTGGGGATTTAATTAATATACCCGATCGCGCTTCTGAATGGTTTGACGACTACCGAGGCCGCGCCTTCTTTCCCGCGCTGCAAGGTCGCGCATTTTCCGAACTCGACAAAAACGGCATCAAAACAGTTTACAGCGGTGGCGAACTGATCCAACACGCGCCTTTATTCCCCGCCATTGGCAATCACGAAATCATGGGCAGGTTTGCAACCAACAGCACACTCGCTGACCAATTTAGTGATTCTTTTCCCCGCGCTGCTGCCGAGAAAATATACGCTCAACGTGCTGCATCTTTGAATCCCAATAATGACTCTTCAGTGCGGGAAATATGGCTGAAAAACCATACTTTTAATAGCGATACCTATGACGAAATTTTCAATTTACCGGGCGGAAAAAATTACTATGCTGTGACTTTTGGCGACGTGCGGTTAGTTACTTTGTATGCCACGAATATCTGGCGAACTCCGAATTTAGATCCGGGTGCGAGAGGCAGGTATCGCGAACGGGACGAAGATTTTAATAATCCCGAAAAATGGGGATACGGACAGCATATTTTTGAGCCGATTGTCAAGGGCAGCGCTCAATATAATTGGCTGCAACAAGAGTTAAAGAGTGCGGAATTCCAGCAGGCAAAATATAAAATTGTGATGTTTCACCACCCGCCGCATTCTCTGGGCGACAATATTGTACCTGCTTATACTGATCCAGTGCAAATAGTCGATCGCGCTGAGAATGGCGAGATTAAAATGGTGCGTTACGAGTATCCAAAACAGCAAGATTATCTGATTCGGGATGTAGTGCCACTGCTAGAAACAGCGGGAGTGCAGTTGGTATTTTACGGACATTCGCACTTGTGGAATCGGTTTGTAAGTTCCAGCGGAATGCACTTTTTGGAGACTTCTAATGTTGGCAACAGTTACGGTGCTTTTGCGGGGGAAAAGCGCCGATTTGTGCCGCCGGCATATCGGGAAGATTACAGCGCAATTGGAGACCCGAACGGATTGGAAGCTGTGGTGCCGACTGTTGCGCCTTTGTTGGCAGAAGACGGGCAGCCGCTGCCGTATATTGATAGCAACGATATTACGGCTTTTACTATTTTTGATACGGGTAGTGGTGTTGTGAGTAGCTATTATTTTGATACGCGGAAACCGGAGTCGGAAGTGGTGAAGTTTGATGAGTTTAAGTGCGACGGGTAA
- a CDS encoding pentapeptide repeat-containing protein → MIHIPLGHASLANADLQGADLREANFREANLSGANLSGACLWQANLQGANLTLVNLIQSPFEGVNLKNTTVAGVIWVDGSIK, encoded by the coding sequence TTGATCCACATTCCCCTGGGGCACGCGAGTTTAGCAAATGCGGATTTGCAAGGGGCAGATTTGAGAGAAGCAAATTTTAGAGAAGCTAATTTATCGGGGGCAAATTTGAGCGGGGCTTGTTTGTGGCAAGCTAATTTACAAGGCGCTAATTTGACTCTAGTTAATTTAATCCAGAGCCCGTTTGAGGGGGTTAATCTAAAAAATACTACCGTTGCAGGTGTTATTTGGGTTGACGGTAGTATTAAATAG
- a CDS encoding bifunctional orotidine-5'-phosphate decarboxylase/orotate phosphoribosyltransferase yields the protein MSDRTDFFDKLLAAVETNQSLLYLALDPDPETLPPLVSMTGEETQSFVTDLLAKLKSAIDQTADLICACKITLGFYQSLGIPGWALLQEILTIIPPHLPVILDAKHCDLNSSTVFAKIVFQDWRVDAITLSPYPGFDQVAPFLLYAGKTVFVLCATANPSAADLQEYPTPNNPFYLQLVRLSQTWGTPEKLGLEVGVMPDMLARIRKEAPERLILVEGDIPVENDLTEENDLAQLLAAGLSKNGEDLLLPVPPSLLAGKEPRREIEKLRDSINQQRLKAIEGSPTCELWLPDVCFLQPEPHRDLILQLYDIGCVVFGDHVQASGAVFPYYIDLRKIISIPQIFHQIVSAYADILKDLKFDRIAGIPYGSLPTATGLALRMERPMIFPRKEVKTYGAGKLIEGHFQAGETIVVVDDILISGKSVMEGAGKLKSAGLNVEDIVVLIDHEQGVKDKLQANGYRAHSVLALSEIAQTLYQANRIDTEQFNLLTAEH from the coding sequence ATGAGCGATCGAACCGACTTTTTCGATAAACTGTTAGCGGCTGTTGAAACTAATCAAAGTTTGCTGTATTTAGCCCTCGATCCAGACCCGGAAACCTTGCCCCCGCTGGTTTCGATGACTGGGGAGGAAACTCAAAGTTTTGTAACTGATTTGTTGGCAAAGCTAAAAAGTGCGATCGACCAAACAGCCGATTTAATCTGTGCCTGCAAAATCACCCTCGGTTTTTACCAATCTCTCGGTATTCCCGGTTGGGCATTGCTGCAAGAAATTTTAACAATTATTCCCCCTCACCTGCCAGTAATTTTAGATGCCAAACACTGCGATTTAAACAGCAGCACAGTGTTTGCCAAAATTGTATTTCAAGACTGGCGAGTTGACGCTATTACTTTAAGTCCCTATCCCGGATTCGACCAAGTAGCGCCTTTTTTGTTATACGCTGGAAAAACTGTTTTTGTCCTCTGTGCCACCGCCAACCCGTCAGCGGCGGATTTGCAAGAATACCCGACGCCAAACAACCCTTTTTATTTGCAATTAGTCCGACTCTCTCAAACTTGGGGAACTCCCGAAAAACTAGGTTTAGAAGTAGGAGTAATGCCGGATATGTTAGCTCGCATCCGCAAAGAGGCTCCTGAACGCCTAATTTTAGTCGAAGGAGACATCCCCGTAGAAAATGACCTCACAGAAGAAAACGACCTCGCACAACTGCTGGCGGCTGGTTTAAGCAAGAATGGTGAAGATTTATTGCTGCCAGTCCCCCCGAGTTTATTAGCGGGAAAAGAGCCGCGCCGAGAAATTGAGAAATTGCGGGATAGTATTAATCAACAGAGGCTAAAGGCGATCGAAGGTAGCCCCACTTGCGAATTGTGGCTGCCGGATGTTTGCTTTTTGCAACCGGAACCTCACCGCGATTTAATCTTGCAACTTTATGACATCGGCTGCGTAGTTTTTGGCGACCACGTACAAGCATCGGGCGCCGTATTTCCATATTACATCGACTTGCGGAAAATAATTTCTATTCCGCAGATTTTCCATCAAATTGTCAGCGCTTATGCAGACATTCTCAAGGATTTAAAATTCGATCGCATTGCCGGAATTCCCTACGGTTCTTTACCCACAGCAACGGGTTTAGCATTGCGGATGGAACGCCCGATGATTTTCCCGCGTAAGGAGGTGAAAACTTACGGGGCGGGCAAATTGATTGAGGGGCATTTTCAGGCAGGAGAAACGATTGTGGTAGTCGATGATATTTTGATTAGTGGCAAAAGCGTGATGGAAGGCGCGGGCAAGTTAAAATCGGCGGGGTTGAATGTGGAAGATATTGTAGTATTGATCGACCACGAACAGGGAGTTAAAGATAAATTGCAGGCTAATGGTTATCGCGCACATTCTGTGCTAGCGCTTTCGGAAATTGCTCAAACTTTGTATCAAGCAAATCGCATCGATACCGAGCAATTCAATCTTTTGACAGCGGAACATTAA